Proteins encoded together in one Cellulomonas gilvus ATCC 13127 window:
- a CDS encoding glutamine amidotransferase: protein MRPFVLLASRAEDAAADDEYASFLRFGGLEPRELVRIRMERGPVPALDLDALSGVIVGGSPFDASLPEVRKSVTQQRVEREMSALLDELVARDYPFLGACYGVGTLGSHQGGVIDRTFAEPISAVRVRLTDEGRADPLLADVPDEFDAFVGHKEACRVLPPTATLLASSPTCPVQMFRVRTHLYATQFHPELDVEGISTRIRVYGGYGYYEPDEQAQVLAGVARADVWAPPRILSAFVSRYARD, encoded by the coding sequence ATGAGGCCGTTCGTGCTGCTGGCTTCGCGGGCCGAGGACGCCGCCGCCGACGACGAGTACGCCTCGTTCCTGCGGTTCGGCGGGCTGGAGCCCCGGGAGCTGGTGCGCATCCGGATGGAGCGGGGGCCGGTGCCGGCGCTGGACCTGGACGCGCTGTCGGGCGTGATCGTCGGGGGGAGCCCGTTCGACGCGAGCCTGCCCGAGGTCCGCAAGTCGGTGACGCAGCAGCGCGTCGAGCGGGAGATGTCGGCGCTGCTCGACGAGCTCGTGGCACGCGACTACCCGTTCCTGGGCGCGTGCTACGGCGTGGGGACGCTGGGCAGCCACCAGGGAGGGGTGATCGACCGGACGTTCGCCGAGCCCATCAGCGCGGTACGCGTGCGGCTCACCGACGAGGGGCGCGCCGATCCGCTCCTGGCCGACGTGCCGGACGAGTTCGACGCGTTCGTCGGGCACAAGGAGGCGTGCCGCGTGCTGCCGCCGACCGCGACGTTGCTGGCGAGCTCGCCGACCTGTCCGGTGCAGATGTTCCGGGTGCGGACGCACCTGTACGCGACGCAGTTCCACCCCGAGCTCGACGTCGAGGGGATCAGTACGCGCATCCGCGTCTACGGCGGGTACGGGTACTACGAGCCCGACGAGCAGGCGCAGGTGCTCGCGGGGGTGGCGCGCGCCGACGTGTGGGCGCCCCCGCGGATCCTGTCCGCGTTCGTGTCGCGGTACGCGCGCGACTGA